A single Ktedonobacteraceae bacterium DNA region contains:
- a CDS encoding DUF6249 domain-containing protein has product MSSQVIAALLGWSTALIIFLGFIVLLRYIEHKERMALIMRGLDPHSLRRRRKGTGVLRAGLIVTMVGLALTIGLYPLGFMLPPALTGAPLHFGPWLLPGLIPLGVGGALVISHYLGQDSSPPRDDPRLDEPRVKD; this is encoded by the coding sequence ATGTCTTCTCAAGTTATCGCTGCTCTACTCGGCTGGTCAACGGCGCTGATCATCTTTCTGGGCTTCATCGTGTTGTTGCGCTATATCGAACACAAAGAGCGCATGGCGCTGATTATGCGGGGACTGGACCCACATAGTCTGCGCCGCCGGAGGAAAGGTACCGGGGTGCTGCGCGCCGGATTGATTGTCACAATGGTGGGACTGGCGCTGACGATTGGCCTCTACCCGCTTGGCTTTATGCTGCCCCCCGCTCTTACCGGAGCGCCGCTTCATTTTGGCCCCTGGCTCCTTCCCGGGCTGATTCCCCTCGGCGTAGGAGGCGCGCTGGTCATCAGTCATTACCTGGGGCAGGATTCATCGCCCCCACGCGATGATCCCAGGCTTGATGAGCCGCGGGTGAAGGACTAG
- a CDS encoding sigma-70 family RNA polymerase sigma factor: protein MREHFLPSSQGLGISLSNAITTRAELDDMQLVAASKKGDQDAFAQLVQRYQRRVFNLVYRMLHHYEEATEITQETFLAAWQGLPSFRGDARFPTWLYRIAYNCSLKSLEQRKRDKALQEALQAEQVLEQAYGDKSADAQLEMHDRQAFIQELIARLPAKYRVVLILRHLQDMTYEEMAEILTMPIGTIKTHLFRARNLLKERLQTLDRDRFLGTRGL from the coding sequence ATGAGAGAGCATTTTTTGCCATCATCTCAGGGCCTGGGAATATCCCTTTCGAACGCCATCACTACTCGTGCTGAGCTGGACGACATGCAGCTTGTTGCCGCGAGTAAAAAAGGCGACCAGGACGCTTTTGCCCAGCTCGTACAGCGCTACCAGCGGCGTGTCTTCAATCTCGTTTATCGTATGCTACACCACTACGAGGAAGCGACCGAGATCACGCAGGAGACTTTTCTGGCTGCCTGGCAAGGCCTTCCCTCCTTCCGTGGCGATGCCCGTTTCCCAACCTGGCTCTACCGCATTGCCTACAATTGCTCCTTGAAAAGTCTTGAGCAGCGCAAACGCGATAAGGCATTGCAGGAAGCTTTACAGGCGGAGCAGGTGTTGGAACAAGCCTATGGCGATAAAAGCGCGGATGCCCAGCTGGAAATGCATGATCGCCAGGCTTTCATTCAAGAGCTGATTGCCAGGCTACCAGCGAAATATCGTGTCGTGCTGATCTTACGTCATCTGCAAGATATGACCTACGAAGAAATGGCGGAAATACTTACTATGCCCATCGGTACCATTAAAACTCATCTCTTCCGGGCGCGCAATTTGCTCAAGGAGCGCTTGCAAACTCTTGACCGCGACCGCTTCCTGGGAACGAGAGGTTTGTAA
- a CDS encoding UbiA family prenyltransferase: MDIAKKRRLQDILLGFFLLSHPVPVLLHIIAVTLFTLLAAWQHPVGYVIALVIAAHAAMQLSIAMLNDYCDRRLDAEGKKNKPIPLGLVTPREALVAGLVMIALMLALLFWLPPLALLISLCYLALGQAYNFGLKSTPWSGIVFALAMPLIPLYAFAGVGRVFPFLFWLVPLGFFLGVALNLANSLPDIEKDSAGGAKTLAVYLGVQRSFLACQLLIVLSASLIGLLTVLRIVPANPWIVVAALILTCLSIEARVLFFGPEKPVETRKLYFYLVAVTSLVLAGGWLVGVLM; this comes from the coding sequence ATGGACATTGCTAAAAAGCGCCGACTGCAAGATATACTGCTGGGCTTTTTCCTGCTCAGCCACCCGGTGCCGGTTCTGTTACATATCATCGCCGTCACCCTCTTCACGCTGCTTGCCGCGTGGCAACATCCCGTCGGTTATGTTATCGCGCTGGTTATCGCGGCGCACGCGGCTATGCAACTTTCCATCGCCATGCTCAACGATTATTGCGACCGGCGCCTGGATGCTGAAGGCAAGAAAAACAAGCCGATTCCCCTCGGGCTCGTCACTCCCCGCGAGGCGCTGGTTGCGGGACTGGTCATGATCGCGCTAATGCTTGCGCTGTTGTTCTGGTTGCCACCGCTTGCGCTGCTGATCTCCCTGTGCTACCTCGCTTTGGGGCAGGCATATAACTTTGGCCTGAAATCGACGCCCTGGAGCGGCATTGTTTTCGCGCTGGCCATGCCTTTGATCCCTCTCTATGCCTTCGCCGGCGTGGGGCGTGTGTTTCCGTTCCTGTTCTGGCTGGTGCCGCTGGGTTTTTTTCTAGGTGTGGCCCTCAACCTCGCCAATTCGTTACCAGACATAGAGAAGGACAGCGCGGGCGGTGCGAAAACGCTGGCCGTATACCTCGGCGTGCAGCGGTCTTTCCTTGCCTGCCAGTTACTCATTGTGCTGAGCGCCTCGTTGATCGGCCTGCTGACAGTGCTGCGTATCGTTCCTGCAAATCCATGGATTGTTGTCGCGGCGCTCATTCTCACCTGCCTGTCCATTGAAGCGCGAGTATTATTCTTCGGGCCAGAAAAGCCCGTTGAGACCCGTAAGCTCTATTTTTACCTGGTCGCCGTGACCAGCCTTGTACTGGCCGGTGGCTGGCTGGTTGGAGTCTTAATGTAA
- a CDS encoding class II fumarate hydratase, translating into MSTTQETRVERDSMGEMQVPADAYYGASTRRAVLNFPISDLRFPRPFIRALGQIKQAAAQVNEELGTVDPQIAEAIVRAAQEVIDGKLDSHFVLDIFQTGSGTSTNMNANEVIANRASELLGGSRGSRKVHPNDHVNFGQSSNDVIPTAIHLSALVSIEHDLIPALQGLRQALAQKADEFMPIVKTGRTHLQDATPIRLGQEFLGYAGQVERGIARLRHAASELSEVALGGTAVGTGVNTHPEFAARVCKRLSEMNSVDVHETSNHFQAQSTLDNIVEASGSLNTLAVSLMKIANDIRWLGSGPRAGIGEIELPAVQPGSSIMPGKVNPVIAESVCMVCAQVIGNHTTITVAGQSGNFEINVMMPVTAYNLLQSINLLAASARNFTEQCIKGIKATTKGPEMVERGLAICTALAPVIGYDTAADISKEAYKTGKTVREVAREKTNLSEEELDRILDPASMTKPGLEGGPAGG; encoded by the coding sequence GTGAGTACCACACAAGAAACCCGCGTCGAGCGGGACTCTATGGGAGAAATGCAGGTTCCGGCGGATGCCTATTATGGTGCCAGCACGCGGCGTGCCGTCCTCAACTTCCCCATCAGCGACCTGCGTTTCCCGCGCCCGTTTATTCGCGCCCTGGGACAGATCAAGCAGGCCGCGGCGCAGGTGAACGAGGAATTGGGAACCGTTGATCCACAGATTGCTGAGGCCATTGTAAGGGCCGCGCAAGAAGTCATAGATGGCAAACTCGATAGCCACTTCGTGCTGGATATTTTTCAGACCGGCTCCGGCACCTCTACCAATATGAATGCCAACGAGGTGATTGCCAATCGCGCCAGCGAGCTATTAGGCGGCTCGCGTGGCTCGCGCAAAGTCCACCCCAACGACCATGTCAACTTTGGGCAGTCGTCGAACGATGTCATTCCCACTGCCATCCACCTCTCGGCGCTGGTCAGCATCGAGCATGACCTGATACCCGCCTTGCAGGGATTGCGACAGGCGCTGGCGCAGAAGGCTGACGAGTTCATGCCCATTGTCAAAACAGGCCGGACGCACCTGCAGGATGCCACACCCATTCGCCTCGGTCAGGAATTTCTGGGCTATGCCGGCCAGGTCGAGCGCGGCATCGCTCGCCTGCGCCATGCCGCCAGTGAGCTATCTGAGGTCGCCCTCGGTGGCACCGCCGTTGGCACGGGCGTCAATACACATCCAGAATTCGCCGCTCGCGTGTGCAAACGTCTTTCTGAAATGAACAGCGTAGACGTGCATGAGACCAGCAATCATTTCCAGGCGCAGAGTACGCTCGATAATATCGTCGAGGCCAGCGGCTCACTCAACACGCTGGCGGTGAGTCTGATGAAGATTGCCAACGATATTCGCTGGCTCGGCTCCGGCCCGCGCGCCGGTATTGGCGAAATCGAGTTGCCTGCCGTGCAGCCGGGAAGTTCGATTATGCCCGGCAAAGTCAACCCCGTGATCGCCGAATCGGTCTGCATGGTCTGCGCGCAGGTCATCGGCAACCACACCACCATCACCGTCGCCGGTCAATCCGGCAACTTCGAGATCAACGTCATGATGCCCGTCACGGCCTACAACCTGCTGCAATCCATCAACCTGCTGGCGGCGTCGGCGCGCAACTTTACCGAGCAATGCATCAAGGGCATCAAGGCTACGACAAAAGGACCGGAGATGGTCGAACGTGGTCTGGCAATCTGTACCGCCCTGGCTCCGGTCATCGGCTATGATACCGCCGCCGACATCTCCAAAGAGGCATACAAGACCGGCAAAACGGTGCGCGAGGTGGCACGCGAGAAAACCAACCTTTCCGAAGAGGAACTCGACCGCATCCTCGATCCCGCCAGTATGACAAAACCAGGATTAGAGGGCGGCCCAGCCGGCGGTTAA
- a CDS encoding ABC transporter permease translates to MATTTTSSEQTMLAGRPPATRSKSRISVAGAAFLAILNRDIVVTGRDFIAFLLQVLLQPLFFLFIFGKVLPSIGFAQRGFAAVLLPGIVALTVVTTALQGVTLPLVLDLGFAREIDDRLLAPLPVSLVAVEKVLFAAMRGLVAGAIIFPLAWWILGDQYVVRTDAIGVIIGIMLLTAFAGACLGLTIGTSVKPEQIGLMFSLIFTPLIFTGCTYYPWGSLDSIKWFQIITLFNPLTYAAEGLRYAMVPTINGHTLPTLAMGWVILGLSVTIVVFFILGLRIFRGRVIN, encoded by the coding sequence ATGGCTACAACAACGACATCATCTGAGCAAACCATGCTTGCCGGGCGTCCACCTGCTACACGTTCAAAAAGTCGCATCAGCGTCGCGGGCGCAGCATTCCTGGCAATTCTCAATCGCGACATCGTAGTGACGGGACGCGATTTCATCGCCTTCCTGCTGCAAGTGCTGCTGCAGCCTTTATTCTTCCTCTTCATCTTCGGCAAGGTCCTGCCGAGCATTGGCTTCGCGCAGCGTGGCTTCGCCGCCGTACTCCTGCCCGGCATCGTAGCGCTGACGGTCGTCACCACCGCGCTGCAAGGCGTTACGCTGCCGCTTGTCCTCGACCTCGGCTTCGCGCGCGAAATTGATGATCGCCTGCTGGCCCCACTGCCCGTGAGCCTGGTGGCCGTGGAGAAGGTGTTGTTCGCGGCAATGCGCGGGTTGGTTGCCGGCGCTATCATCTTCCCGCTGGCCTGGTGGATTCTGGGCGATCAATATGTGGTGCGCACCGATGCCATCGGCGTTATCATCGGCATTATGCTGCTGACCGCTTTCGCCGGCGCGTGTCTCGGCCTGACCATCGGCACATCAGTAAAGCCGGAGCAGATTGGCCTGATGTTTTCGCTGATCTTCACGCCCCTGATCTTCACCGGCTGTACCTACTATCCATGGGGATCGCTCGACTCGATCAAGTGGTTCCAGATCATCACGCTCTTCAACCCGCTGACCTACGCCGCCGAGGGGTTGCGCTACGCCATGGTACCCACCATCAACGGTCACACCCTGCCAACGCTGGCAATGGGCTGGGTCATCCTGGGATTGAGCGTTACGATTGTCGTATTCTTCATCCTCGGATTGCGGATATTCCGGGGCAGAGTAATCAATTAA
- a CDS encoding prolyl oligopeptidase family serine peptidase, whose protein sequence is MNKIPARRDTVIENYHGTPVADPYRWLEDAGSPETLAWVEAQNRVTEGYLAAIPARSKIQQRLTELWNYPKYSVPIKKAERYFFSKNAGLQNQSVLYMQPALESEPVAILDPNTFSEDGTVALTNQVFSEDGTLLAYGVSSGGSDWQEIKIRQVDSGADYPEAIRWCRFSSIAWRHDNAGFYYNRLPEPGTVPAEDSSNYSSVWWHTPGTAQSQDTLIYERPDAKELSFSPFITDDGTYLMLHVWHGTDPENRVYYRKVASDEPFIRLLDEADASYDFLGNTGTLFYFQTNLDAPRGRIIAIDSERPERENWQELVPQQADAIAFALVVNDQFVVTYLHDAHHQMKIFNLDGTYVRDIPLPALGSIFGVSGRPHDTEMFLDFSSFLYASSIFRYDFTTGALSLWHGADLKFDASGYETTQVFYPSKDGTSIPMFLTHKKGLTLDGNNPVWLYGYGGFNVSLTPTFAVSTLVWLENGGVYAVANLRGGGEYGEEWHQADVRERKQNVFDDFIAAAEWLIANKYTSIQRLAINGGSNGGLLVAACEVQRPDLYGAVVCQVPVIDMLRYHKFTVGRYWISDYGNAEASAEDFKFLYAYSPLHNVRAGISYPPTLILAADTDDRVVPAHAKKFAATLQAANTGHNPILLHIEMKAGHGLGKPTTKVIEERSDILAFLFHVFGMEFKGG, encoded by the coding sequence GTGAATAAAATCCCCGCTCGGCGAGATACCGTGATCGAGAATTATCATGGCACGCCCGTCGCCGACCCCTATCGCTGGCTGGAAGATGCCGGTTCGCCGGAAACACTGGCCTGGGTAGAAGCACAGAATCGCGTGACCGAGGGCTATCTGGCCGCCATTCCTGCCCGCTCCAAAATACAGCAGCGCCTGACCGAACTATGGAACTATCCAAAGTATTCCGTGCCTATCAAGAAGGCAGAGCGTTACTTTTTCTCCAAAAATGCCGGTTTGCAGAATCAATCCGTCCTGTATATGCAGCCAGCATTGGAGAGCGAGCCGGTCGCCATTTTAGACCCCAACACATTCAGCGAAGATGGCACGGTTGCCCTCACCAACCAGGTTTTCAGCGAGGATGGGACGCTGCTGGCCTATGGTGTTTCAAGCGGTGGCAGCGACTGGCAGGAAATTAAGATTCGCCAGGTCGATAGCGGCGCCGATTATCCCGAAGCCATTCGCTGGTGCAGGTTCAGCAGCATCGCCTGGCGGCACGATAACGCCGGTTTCTACTATAATCGCCTGCCGGAGCCGGGCACGGTGCCGGCAGAGGATTCCAGCAACTATAGCAGCGTCTGGTGGCATACGCCCGGCACGGCGCAATCGCAAGACACGCTGATCTATGAAAGGCCGGATGCCAAAGAACTAAGCTTCTCCCCTTTTATCACCGACGATGGAACCTACCTGATGCTGCATGTCTGGCATGGCACCGACCCGGAAAATCGCGTCTATTATCGCAAAGTAGCGAGCGATGAACCATTTATTCGCCTGCTCGATGAGGCCGATGCCAGCTATGACTTTCTCGGCAACACCGGCACGCTCTTCTATTTCCAGACCAACCTGGATGCGCCGCGCGGTCGCATCATCGCTATCGATAGCGAACGACCCGAGCGCGAGAACTGGCAAGAGCTGGTGCCACAGCAGGCCGATGCGATTGCCTTCGCGCTCGTGGTCAACGATCAGTTCGTTGTGACCTATCTGCACGATGCCCACCATCAAATGAAGATATTCAATCTTGATGGCACCTACGTGCGCGATATTCCCCTGCCCGCGTTAGGCTCGATCTTCGGCGTATCCGGCAGGCCGCACGATACGGAGATGTTTCTGGACTTCAGTTCTTTCCTCTATGCTTCCAGTATTTTTCGCTATGATTTCACAACCGGCGCGCTCTCGCTCTGGCATGGGGCAGACCTGAAATTCGATGCTAGCGGTTACGAGACAACCCAGGTCTTCTATCCTTCCAAAGATGGCACGAGCATCCCCATGTTTCTCACGCACAAGAAAGGGTTGACACTCGACGGCAACAATCCCGTCTGGCTCTACGGCTACGGCGGCTTCAATGTCAGCCTGACGCCCACCTTCGCTGTCAGCACGCTTGTCTGGTTAGAGAACGGCGGTGTGTACGCGGTAGCCAACCTGCGCGGTGGCGGCGAGTATGGCGAGGAATGGCACCAGGCCGATGTGCGGGAGCGCAAGCAGAACGTATTCGATGATTTTATTGCCGCTGCTGAATGGCTCATTGCCAACAAGTACACCAGTATCCAGCGGCTGGCAATCAACGGTGGCAGCAACGGTGGCCTGCTCGTCGCGGCCTGCGAGGTGCAGCGACCGGACCTCTACGGGGCCGTTGTCTGCCAGGTACCGGTCATAGACATGCTGCGCTACCACAAATTCACCGTCGGGCGCTACTGGATCTCGGATTATGGCAACGCCGAGGCCAGTGCTGAAGACTTTAAGTTCCTCTACGCCTACTCCCCATTGCACAATGTGCGCGCGGGCATATCCTATCCACCAACCCTCATCCTTGCCGCCGATACCGACGACCGCGTCGTCCCCGCGCACGCCAAAAAATTCGCCGCGACCCTGCAAGCCGCCAACACAGGCCACAATCCAATTTTATTGCACATCGAGATGAAGGCGGGTCATGGCTTAGGTAAGCCAACCACAAAGGTGATCGAGGAACGCAGCGATATCCTGGCATTTCTGTTCCATGTTTTCGGGATGGAGTTTAAAGGGGGATGA
- a CDS encoding class I SAM-dependent methyltransferase, whose protein sequence is MPLRLTPLESLLARLNLLPVPLFDTPLSAGIAKVLVTACELGVFDALDKHTLSLETLAERLQCDPQGLHLLLQLLISAGYVRLRHGKYSNTRVSQRWLAGSSSQSVAPYIIHSPDIVAIWDHLPQVIRENRPVMRMPYEEDAAKPETAAALARHYAGLASLAMVLGGEVVRRAPIPRHAMQLLDVGGSHAAYSVLFCRRYPQLHATILDIEPGIEAGKLTVKQTGMEERINFLCADIVKDNFAAELASSFDVALYFHIAHLLPPEINAVVLAKVAETLKPGGVLVYVDQVIDQAPRLSLAALMVQFMAVTVTAIGGTCYPFVTVKGWLEQAGMSNVRHHRLLTPGATMITAKKM, encoded by the coding sequence ATGCCGCTACGCCTTACCCCCCTGGAATCTCTGCTGGCACGCCTGAATCTGCTGCCCGTGCCACTGTTTGATACGCCGCTCTCCGCGGGCATTGCTAAAGTACTCGTTACAGCATGCGAACTCGGCGTCTTCGATGCCCTTGATAAACACACCCTCTCCCTTGAAACCCTTGCGGAACGCTTGCAGTGCGATCCCCAGGGACTGCATTTGTTGCTCCAATTACTGATCTCAGCAGGATATGTGCGTCTGCGTCATGGAAAATACAGCAATACACGCGTTTCTCAACGCTGGCTTGCCGGCAGCTCATCACAGAGCGTTGCCCCTTATATTATTCATAGTCCCGATATCGTCGCTATCTGGGATCACCTGCCGCAAGTGATACGCGAAAACAGGCCGGTGATGCGCATGCCTTATGAAGAAGATGCGGCTAAGCCGGAGACTGCCGCTGCCCTGGCACGCCACTACGCCGGGCTTGCATCATTAGCGATGGTGCTTGGCGGCGAAGTTGTCAGGCGCGCTCCGATTCCCCGACATGCAATGCAGTTGCTTGATGTCGGTGGCTCGCATGCGGCGTACAGCGTCCTCTTCTGCCGCAGGTATCCTCAACTGCATGCTACCATCCTCGACATCGAGCCGGGCATTGAAGCTGGAAAATTGACCGTGAAACAAACAGGCATGGAAGAGCGCATCAATTTTCTTTGTGCCGACATTGTAAAGGACAATTTCGCCGCAGAGCTTGCGTCTTCCTTCGACGTAGCCCTCTACTTCCATATCGCCCACCTGCTGCCGCCGGAAATCAACGCGGTCGTGCTGGCAAAAGTAGCGGAAACGCTTAAGCCAGGAGGCGTCCTCGTTTACGTTGACCAGGTCATAGACCAGGCACCGCGTTTGAGCCTGGCCGCATTGATGGTACAATTTATGGCAGTGACGGTAACCGCTATCGGCGGCACCTGCTATCCGTTCGTCACAGTAAAAGGCTGGTTGGAACAGGCGGGCATGAGCAATGTGCGCCATCATCGCCTGCTCACACCGGGAGCGACAATGATCACGGCAAAGAAGATGTAA
- a CDS encoding DUF402 domain-containing protein, translating to MLLEVDVCKMLVSGDQWAEWKGYQLPICEDYVCIWTPAGTKKHWKPNFWKPDFFHAERHSLSYFWPGAWYTIHISYDKQGNFNDGYCDVVLPTPDYTCESRELIYTDLYIDVVIRKDGSVFTKDHEVFERAARRYPIVEESRKQAFETLYWLEEHAKHWTGPFAIMPHDLPRTDFEALSPEEIRAVIQAAQQANTQPGT from the coding sequence ATGTTACTCGAGGTGGACGTTTGTAAAATGCTCGTGAGTGGCGATCAGTGGGCAGAGTGGAAAGGCTACCAGTTGCCGATTTGCGAAGATTACGTGTGTATCTGGACACCGGCAGGCACGAAAAAACACTGGAAACCCAACTTCTGGAAGCCCGATTTCTTTCATGCCGAAAGGCACTCGCTCAGCTACTTCTGGCCCGGCGCCTGGTATACTATCCATATCAGTTACGACAAACAGGGAAACTTCAACGACGGCTATTGTGATGTCGTGCTGCCGACACCCGACTATACCTGTGAATCGCGCGAACTTATCTACACCGATCTATACATCGATGTCGTTATCCGCAAAGATGGCAGCGTGTTTACCAAGGATCACGAGGTGTTTGAGCGCGCCGCCAGGCGCTATCCAATCGTCGAAGAGTCGCGCAAGCAGGCGTTCGAGACCCTGTACTGGCTGGAAGAACACGCGAAACATTGGACAGGTCCTTTTGCCATTATGCCACACGATTTACCGCGTACCGATTTTGAAGCGTTAAGCCCGGAAGAGATTCGCGCCGTCATACAGGCGGCCCAGCAAGCAAATACACAACCAGGAACATGA
- a CDS encoding Bpu10I family restriction endonuclease produces MATRQKGQIKLDNSIIEEFLPRLIHPSLIPEISEMNVTVGPVKAFSSIWFDSSLIQPGFAGGLQIRTKDQDFAISKPLYLRASHSSDFQEQVSVSTHLAYIAAECKTNLDKTMFQEACATARDLKTAIPSAKYYLLCEWRDMTPVSSRTTPIDEVLLLREAKRISSNIRHNFSTYKGRQEAREAYLEFLNKYPYRLKVFERFINFIRQMLRNDSLDEQTVLERGYF; encoded by the coding sequence CTGGCTACACGGCAGAAAGGACAAATTAAGTTAGATAACAGCATTATCGAAGAATTTTTACCTCGCCTCATCCACCCATCCCTCATTCCTGAGATATCAGAAATGAATGTAACCGTAGGTCCTGTCAAAGCATTCTCCTCTATATGGTTTGATTCGAGTCTCATACAACCGGGGTTTGCCGGTGGCCTCCAGATTCGCACGAAAGATCAGGATTTTGCCATTAGTAAACCTCTCTATCTTAGAGCTTCTCATTCATCTGATTTTCAAGAGCAGGTCAGCGTATCAACTCATCTTGCTTACATTGCTGCTGAATGCAAGACTAATTTAGATAAGACCATGTTCCAGGAAGCATGTGCTACCGCTCGCGACCTTAAAACCGCTATTCCCAGTGCGAAATACTATTTGCTTTGCGAGTGGCGAGATATGACTCCAGTAAGTAGCAGAACGACCCCAATCGATGAAGTACTACTCTTAAGGGAAGCTAAAAGGATCAGTTCGAACATCAGGCATAACTTCAGTACATACAAGGGTCGCCAGGAAGCAAGGGAAGCATACCTCGAGTTTCTGAACAAATATCCGTACCGGTTGAAAGTCTTTGAAAGATTTATCAACTTTATACGTCAGATGCTAAGGAATGATTCTCTTGATGAGCAAACTGTGTTAGAACGCGGATATTTTTAG
- the panD gene encoding aspartate 1-decarboxylase: protein MQRTMCKGKIHRATVTQANLNYVGSITIDQDLLDAADIYPYEKVQVVNVNNGARLETYTIAGARGSGVICLNGAAARLTAEGDLVIIMSYGQFDEQEIRSLEPRLVFVDTDNRIVETKRVPLIEMLPEPSEPAIEVAEALF from the coding sequence ATGCAGCGCACTATGTGCAAGGGCAAGATTCATCGTGCAACCGTCACGCAGGCCAACCTGAACTATGTTGGTAGCATCACTATCGACCAGGATTTGCTGGATGCCGCCGATATCTATCCATATGAGAAGGTACAGGTGGTCAACGTCAACAACGGGGCGCGGCTGGAAACTTACACTATTGCAGGCGCTCGCGGCTCCGGGGTCATCTGCCTCAACGGAGCTGCTGCTCGGCTTACGGCCGAGGGCGATCTTGTCATTATCATGAGTTATGGGCAATTCGATGAACAGGAGATTCGCTCGCTGGAGCCACGCCTCGTGTTTGTCGACACCGATAACCGGATCGTTGAAACGAAACGTGTGCCACTGATTGAAATGCTGCCAGAGCCATCTGAGCCAGCAATAGAGGTTGCGGAAGCTCTCTTCTAG
- a CDS encoding zf-HC2 domain-containing protein, translating into MQCKEASRLMQLYIDGRLKFDQIRALEAHITACSACHAELNSLEEMVSNLHDFKFVAEPEDLTAQIMRRVAISPPRSGTPKFSLLRPSLPEILAAVFLATIATLAFILQLPSVRSVLPVANGHDSLSLAFLHTLHLLTSIDIGTLTLVLWIVGTFLGIFITLLFAGNEVRSRWFRAMMARLPER; encoded by the coding sequence ATGCAATGTAAAGAGGCTTCGCGGTTAATGCAACTGTATATAGATGGCCGTCTCAAATTTGACCAGATACGTGCGTTAGAGGCGCACATCACTGCCTGCTCTGCCTGCCATGCGGAACTCAATAGTTTAGAGGAAATGGTTAGCAATCTACATGACTTCAAGTTTGTTGCCGAGCCGGAAGATCTAACCGCTCAGATCATGCGCCGTGTAGCCATCTCTCCGCCGCGCTCCGGCACGCCTAAATTTTCGCTACTGCGCCCTTCGCTACCCGAAATACTGGCCGCTGTTTTCCTTGCCACCATCGCCACACTGGCATTTATTTTGCAACTGCCCTCCGTGCGATCAGTGCTGCCTGTCGCCAACGGGCACGACTCGCTCTCGCTTGCTTTCTTACACACTCTGCACCTGCTTACATCCATCGATATAGGGACGCTCACCCTGGTTCTCTGGATCGTTGGCACCTTCCTGGGTATCTTTATCACATTGCTATTTGCCGGCAATGAAGTGCGCTCGCGCTGGTTCAGGGCAATGATGGCACGCCTGCCGGAGCGCTGA
- a CDS encoding class I SAM-dependent methyltransferase, protein MQSNSEQFNVSLAEAFKDPQVVNVYRFRPPYPDEVFDILTGLIVDEPRVVLDVGAGSGDIARRLVERVERVDAVDFSHTMIEKGKQLPGGNHPHLRWIYGKVEEVPLTPPYALITAGSSIHWMNWPLAFPRFRSLLSPRGFLALVYRRTLPMPWDAEFRQLRARYFTSNGHRGARVVAELETGGFFHKLGEKETAPVPFLQSIDDFIEGLHSRSTFSRERMGQQKAFEMDQLVRNILLRHHSDGMLPLQVVGTVIWGTPESGIA, encoded by the coding sequence ATGCAGTCCAATTCAGAGCAGTTCAATGTATCTCTCGCTGAAGCATTCAAAGACCCTCAAGTCGTCAATGTTTATCGTTTTCGACCACCCTACCCTGATGAGGTGTTTGACATACTCACGGGCTTGATTGTGGATGAGCCACGCGTCGTTCTCGATGTTGGCGCAGGCTCAGGTGATATCGCCCGGCGGCTCGTCGAACGCGTGGAGCGAGTCGACGCCGTCGATTTTTCGCATACTATGATTGAGAAGGGCAAACAACTGCCAGGTGGCAATCATCCTCACTTGCGCTGGATCTACGGCAAGGTAGAGGAAGTGCCACTTACGCCACCATATGCACTGATCACCGCGGGATCGAGCATCCACTGGATGAACTGGCCGCTGGCATTTCCGCGCTTCCGTTCTCTGCTTTCTCCACGTGGTTTCCTGGCGCTTGTCTATCGCAGAACGCTCCCTATGCCCTGGGATGCTGAGTTCAGGCAACTGCGCGCGCGATATTTCACGTCCAACGGGCATAGAGGCGCCCGCGTGGTAGCAGAGTTGGAGACCGGCGGCTTTTTTCACAAGCTAGGAGAGAAAGAAACGGCTCCCGTGCCATTTCTCCAATCAATCGATGACTTCATCGAGGGCCTGCACTCGCGCAGCACTTTCTCGCGGGAGCGCATGGGCCAGCAAAAGGCGTTCGAAATGGATCAACTGGTAAGGAACATCCTCCTGCGCCATCACAGCGACGGGATGCTGCCGTTGCAGGTCGTCGGAACGGTAATATGGGGAACGCCTGAAAGCGGGATAGCATGA